CCATCCCCAGATGTGTGGAGAAAGAGCTGGGGGGAGGTGGCCTTCTGGATATTGGCTGCTATTGCATCCTGTTTGCCTGCATGGTCTTCAATGGAGAGAAGCCGGAGTCCATTCTGGCCTCTGGATTCCTGCACAATACAGGTGAGTACTTGGCTGGTCACTTTCCTTGTCAGGGGAagaagtatataataataataatttattatttataccccgcccatctggctgggttttcccagccactctgggaggtttccaaccgaatattaaaaacagtacagcatcaaacattaaaaacttccctaaacaggaccgccttcagttgtcttctaaatgtttattgccttgacatctgctgggagggcgttccacagggcgggtgccactaccgagaaggccctctgtctggtcccctgtaacctcacttctcgcaatgaaggCCCTCGGCgcctggatctcagtgtccgggctgaaaggtgggggtggagacgctccttcaggtatacaggaccgaggccgtttagggctttaaaggtcaataccaacactttgaattgtgctcggaaacgtatggTCATGAGTTTCAGAAATTGTCCATCAAGGaaaccaaatgaaaaaaaaaaagggctGGCCCAAGTCATCATGTGACAGAAAGTTCCTTaaataaatttcttcttcttcttcttcttcttcttcttcttcttcttcttcttcttcttcttcttcttcttcttcttcttcttcttcggcgatcactcatagcagAGCATGTTTATCTTCCATGAagacggtcttaacagtgaatgactgtggaggccaattctggatccacacgtccttccactgtggggacataggtttccaggtgggagttgatcatggtgagggtttaccaaacgtaccttcctcttagcatgtttctccctttcgtcctgagttcgagcttcttcaaaacccatgacacctttggtaaaggctgttgtccagttggagcacttgcaggccagtgttttccaattgtcagtgtttacactacatttttaaagatttgccttgagagagtcgttgaacctcttttgttgaccaccagcattacgctttccatttttaacttggaatagagtactgtagttgctttggaaggcgatcatcaggcatccacacaacatgaccagtccaatgaagttgatgttgaagaatcactgcttcaacactggtgatctttgcttctggtattagttcgcctgtcttcccaagtgatgtgtaatttttttcggaATGTGCTCTTAGATTGGGGGAGGAAttcggcttccgggttcagcgccagcgccgtccggtggggtttgcttcgagctccgaggcagcccGCCTTTgcgaggggggaggagcagcggGAGCGACACTGCGCCCCATAGAACCCAGGGTCGAGCGTCCCTGGGGCAAATGCTCAGCGGAGTCCCAATTTTTGACTTCCCAGCTCGCCGGcaggctctaataagagccccggtGCAGGAAGGGTTGAAGTCGTGGGGGCCATATTGAGCGCCATCGTTATCCTCGCGGAGGGAAGCTCCgaaccggaggcggagagcggtggatttttcctaaagaaagattgaaaagatcgggaaccgtgagtaaaaggatttaaaattataattgGACTTTAAATTTGGAACGGGTGTGAGATcaaaaaaacggaagccgatcccccccccccactgatgaaAGAGGAAGCAGTAAGAGGAGAAGTACCCGACGCCGGGGAAAGGTGGTTCGTAATTTGAACAATTCCAAGGATCGATAGAAAattctcccccagaggcagggcaaagggggagaactgTATTAAAACTGGAAAATCCCTGCAAATAGAGGATATTAAAGAGGGAAGAGCCTCTTCCTCTCCCGAAAGCGGCAACCCGGACAGAACAGCAAGCAGACTGAGAGGATATAAAGGAAATGGTGGAATTGGTTTATAGAGACTTCTAGGTGAATAAAAGGCTGAACTGAGGAAAATAGAGACTGGACTGTTTAAACAGGAGATTTGTTGCAGCCTAGTGTAATAATTATAAAAACTAATGTAACAACATTTGGAATGGATACATCGCATCCAGCTTGCAGCATTCGGAACAGTTGCaacttgtaaccacttcctgtttttcaAGCTCTGCTCTGCCCTTGAAAACTTGGGAAAATGTCAACAACAGACTATGCACCTGGCTTCCAGAGGAAAGTTATGAGACTCTTATGGGAAATAAAGATCGGAATGGACAAAACTCGGCAGCAGATGGAAATAATGAATCAAGATGCACAGAAACAGAATATGAGTGAAAGAACTTTGATAGAGGACGATAGGACAGATGAATCTAACTACAGCAtaattgaagaagaagaggatgattTGGATATACAAGAGGAGAAAGACCAAATTTCGACTTGGAACACCCCCCCTTTTGAGGGGGAGATACAAGAGCTGTCTGAGGGGCAGAGAATTCTCAAAAAAATGGGATCACCCCCCTCTTCGAGGGGGAGGAACAAGAGCTGCTTGAGTGGCAGAAAGCACACAAGAAACGCAATGTGCAAGCAAGATGggatcaccgggggggggggggaggacagagacatttgggtgtcaaaatatgttaaaaagggggagggatgaaggaggaaggaATATATTCTGTATTAGGATGGATAAGAAGGTTTGAAAACTGGATTGTTAACTCTGGACATTGCTGGAATGGAAGGGAATAGCCGTgaacgagggaggaggaggaaaaattgagAATAAAGGATAAATTAAAGATTGGGAAAgtaaaaaggaattaaaatataAGGAAGTCCTTGGAAGGAAATTGTGGCAAGGGAGAGAAAATATTAAGTTAGTTAAAATTAGGATGTAATAGTAATTGGGCACATTAGAAAATTAGTTTGGGCAAGAGGATTTGGGATGGTTGGGTGTCTCCCCCCTCTTGTTGGCCTCCCTCGGGCTGGGagcttctggtggcagggggggcttcagggctgggggggggcagggggaggggagggacccaattggaaaaagaatcaTCCCCTTGCCTCCTTTCGCCCTCTGGGACTCTTCGTGGCAGGGGGAGtcctgggggttgggggagggagggcgtgagaaatgggaataaaagagaaGTTAATAAAGATTTTGGATGGTATATGAATATATGATTGGAAGGTTGGAAATAGAATGAGGaaaatgataagaaaactgttaaatgagatttaaaatgaaaatcagataggggggaGATCGGGGAAGCCTACACATAAACAATGTTTATGGAAAATGATTAGttagtaattattttttttatgtattttttcttctttttttctagtttttgttttttattccttttgaGGGGGGATTAAGTGTGGATAGATGGTGGGATGGATACTGACTTTCatctctcctgccaacctggagtctcttggtggcagaggggggttccgggagtgggagggaggggtggttagaaattcaatcataaaatgaaccactgtcgactgcccgcttttcgggggatcctcttgtgggaggagagggcccgtggagggtggacagaagtaggtggaaaattggttatgtatttttatgtatgttctctttattatgcaaaatcactaaaatattttttaaaaaatagattgggGGAGGAATTCAATACAGTTCACAATTAAAGTCAAATCTATCAAATCCATACTTTATGAAACAATATGAGAGCTAAAACACAGTCATGTTTCTAAACTCTCACTTTTACAAATTTTACAGTtcacagatccttccatccctacgtACTCTCTGCTGTCTTGGGGTAGTGCTAGCAGGTTTGATTTTGCTGTGGGTGACAGAACATTGATTTGCTTATGGGattcttttaatatttgttgCCAATTACAAATCAACAAGCAGAAGACAAGTGGGGACAAACTGCAGGACAATAGATCCACTATGTCACATCTGTTCCCCAGAGGCCACGTGCTTTCTGCCATCTCGCTGTCTCTGTCGCtctgtcatgggcgtacccaggatcaaaactaggggggggcaaggggaggggccaaggcacggaaggggaggggccacaaagtgggtgggaacagcgaactcgcgctccgccgggctgtgcccctccctagaagcagggctagtgggcggaggcggagcccagcccagcagagcgcgagttcagcgttcccgcccgccgcgccgcgctccctggttccccgccgcgcttggccttgcctgagggcgcgccggggagctggagggagggtgcggcgcggtgcggcgggaatggcgaactcgcgctccgccgggctgtgctccgcctctgcccaccagccctgcttctagagtagggcagctgccctaacttgccgcatggtgggtacgcccttgcgcTCTGTCCCTCTTTATTTCTTTCAAGCTTCCCTTTGCTGCTTCCTGTCTCTGGCTGTTCAGCTGGAAGAACGTCTTCTTCTCCAAACTCTCGCGGGGATCTCATTCACAAGCACAGAGTGCGCCTCAGATTTTAAGAGACCGTCTCCCAAGCATTAGCTGACAAAACAAGATGATCCTGGAATCTGAGCCAACAATccagaaagggaaggaaaaacaaaggaaaggtCAGCCAGGAGCTGTCATTACATTTTACTGAATCAtttgctgcctttttttaaaaaaaaaacatggtgtctcattctgctgcctgaagttGTTCACTTCATTTTGCCCAGTGGTAGAGCTGGCCCTTCTTACTGGGGAAGGAAGTGAAGCAGTACGGATGTGGAAGTTTGGGATACCTTAATTCCCACAAACAGATTAGAAGGACTGAGGAGCTACACctctttgacacttgagatgttcCCTCCAGACTCTATCAAATTCCTGTGACTATGACCTGTGACTATAAAATGTTTTCAGTTTTCAATTGTTGTATCCCGCCTACGACTTGCTATTAAAGGGCAAGTAATACAAAGGATGATGATAGTTactttttatcatcatcatcatcatcatcgacacatttctttttgctttgtcaGACTTTGGGCATAGTTTGGTTTTCCTCCCCTCTGGTGTGAGCATTTATAATCCCTGCCTCTGGCTTTGTGCTGCGATGCtaacatttaaaagaagaaataaaaactgCTGAGGTGTATCTGTGAGTGGGTGCCGAGGAAGACTGAGGGCaggagaggtccccccccccagtgacagGCTTGTGTTTTTCCTCAGGTGTGGACAAAACCGTGTCAGTCATCCTGAACTACTCGGGAAATCGCCAGGCTGTCCTCACCTGTACCATGACAGCCAGGATGTCAAATCGGGCCAGCATTTACGGCACTAAGGGCATGATAAAGGTAACTCCTAGTTTCCGGTCCAGGGGCTAAGGCAGTTTGAGGGGAGGAAAGTGTACCTGGTTCATTAGAAATGTATTTTTTCAACCCTGCCCCCCCTACCccgatattgttggactgcaactctcagcGTCACTAAGCATTGGCCAAAcaggctagagatgatgggatttgtagtccaataacattagggtgctggaggagactcttgagagtcccatggactgcaagaagatcaaacctatccattctgaaggaaatcagccctgagtgctcactggaaggacagatcctgaagctgaggctccaatactttggccacctcatgagaagagaagactccctggaaaagaccctgatgttgggaaagattgagggcacaaggagaaggggatgacagaggacgagatggttggacagcgttctcgaagctacgaacatgagtttgaccaaactgcgggaggcagtgcaagacaggagtgcctggcgtgccatggtccatggggtcacaaagagtcggacacgactaaacgactaaacaacaacattagggCACCCCAGGGTCAAAGAACTGGAGCCCAGGAATGGAGGCAGCCCTATGCTGTAATCCGAAATGGAGTCCTTAGCGGGAAAGCAATGTCACATTTACTCCTATATTTaaggcactatgataccactttaaacagctgtggcttcccgcaaagaattatgggaactgtagtttgttaaaggtgttgaGAGGCAACTCCCAGAGCTAGAATTTAACCCACTATCCATCTTCCAAGGGAGCaatgggaattgtacctctgggaggggaatacGGGGGTCTCCTGACAGTTCTCAGCAtccagcaggcatccccaaactttggccctccagatgttttggactacaattcccatcttccccgaccactggtcctgttagctagggatcatgggagttgtaggccaaaacgtctggagggccacagtttggggatgcctggtttacagcttCCTTACATGTAGGGTGTGTGAATATGACCCAAATGTTGCAATAGAAGCCCCCTGTATGTAAAGAAGGGCATTCTAggtagaggaggagaaggaagtagGAGATAGAACAACAGAGGGTGGCGTTGTCCGTTTTCTTCGAAGGTGGCTGTGTGAAGCCAGTTTTGTGGCATAGGCAGGCAGACACACCCTCCCCGGTTCTCTCTCAGTTCCCTTGCTTCCTGCCAGATTCCATCTCACTTCTGGTGCCCAACCGAGTTTGTGGTcaatgggaagagagaagagtaTCCGCTGCCTCCCCAGTCCCAGAAAATGCACTTCCAGAACAGCACCGGCCTGCGCTACGAAGCGGAGCATGTCCGTCAGTGTCTCCTCAAAGGTAACAGTTCGAAACACTGCTGACTCGCTTTTATTGGATTGCCTGGGCAGAAATTCAATAAgccgcatttttaaaaaacaagttggAGCGGGTAGAGTGAGAGAAGGGGGGAAGTTTGCTTCAAAATCAGCCTTTGGGGCTACATCTACTGGTCCaggtctcccagtgagcttcctggccaagTAGGAATTTGGAAacctgttgtttttttcttcagccttctctcctcccttcccactcCTTCTAGGTTCGAAAGAAAGTCCTATCCTGACACATGCGGACAGCGAGCTGGTCAATTCCATCCTGGAGGAAGCTCGCCGACAAGTGGGTGTGTTTTACCCTCAGGACAAAGTGTGACACACACTCCATTCCGCGCGCCCCCTCCCCGCAAAACCCCATATTcagtttcaaaaaataaaaataaaattgcacacAGATGGACTTCAGCTGTGGTACAGACATACAGTATATGGCCAATAAAGCCACTCTTGCCAATTTCGGACGGTGAGTTATTGTGTCATCCAAGGAGGCCTGgatagggggtgggagaaggGTCTGGGAGCATGGGGTAGGGGAGAAATTTGGAACGACAAGGCTGGGAATAAAGGCTTTGGGACATGGGGAGCGGAAGGGGTAACAACAGGCCAGGTATTCCCCAGTTTAAGAAGGAAGGCAGAAACACAGGATAAAACTGTCCTAAGAAACCAGTGGTGCTCAAGTTGTCCTTCTGCTGGGTTTGGCAAAAGCCTTcttttacctgaaggagcatctccacccccattgttcagcccggacactgagatccagcgccgagggccttctggcggttccctcactgcgagaagcaaagctacagggagccaggcagagggccttctcggtagtggcacccgccctgtggaacgcccttccatcagaggtcagagagataaacagctacctgacatttagaaaataccgaAAGGCatccttgtttagggaagtttttaatctgtgatatttgatgtattttaatgtttgttggaagccgcccagagtggcaggggaagcccagccagatggacggagtataaatattattattattattattattattattattattattattattattatttacagttaaGTAATACTTTGGTTTAAGCAGAGTGGGATTCCTGAATTTGCATTTagccagaattctttttttttaaggttcatTTCATTCCACTGAGAGCAGGAGAGGGTTAATAGAGCCAGAAagactgaacttttttttttttagtgtccAGCAGCAGGCcacacacatttttgttgttgttgtttagtcgtttagtcgtgtccgactcttcgtgaccccatggaccatagcacgccaggcactcctgtcttgcactgcctcccgcagtttggtcaaactcatgttcgtagcttcgagaacactgtccaaccatcttgtcctctgtcgtccccttctcctagtgccctcaatctttcccaacatcagggtcttttccaaggattcttctcttctcatgaggtggccaaagtattggagcctcagcttcacgatccgtccttccagggagcactcagggctgatttccttaagaatggataggtttgatcttcttgcagtccatgggactctcaagagtctcctccagcaccataattcaaaagcatcaattcttcggcgatcagccttctttatggtccaactctcacttccatacatcactactgggaaaaccatagctttaactatacggacctttgtcggcaaggtgatgtctctgctttttaagatgctgtctaggtttgtcattgcttttctcccaagaagcaggcgtcttttaatttcgtgactgctgtcaccatctgcagtgatcaaggagcccaagaaagtaaaatctctcactgcctccatttcttccccttctatttgccaggaggtgatgggaccagtggccatgatcttggtttttttgatgttgagcttcagaccatattttgcgctctcctctttcaccctcattaaaaggttctttaattcctcctcgctttctgccatcaaggttgtgtcatgtgcatatctgaggttgttgatatttcttccagcaatcttaattccggcttgggattcatctagtccagcctttcgcatgatgaattctgcatataagttaaataagcagggagacaatatacaaccttgtcgtactcctttcccaattttgaaccaatcagttgttccatatccagttctaactgtagcttcttgtcccacatagagatttctcaggagacagatgaggtgatcaggcactcccatttctttaagaacttgccatagtttgctgtggtcgacacagtcaaaggcttttgcatagtcaatgaagcagaagtagacgtttttctggaactctctagctttctccataatccagcgcatgtttgctatttggtctctggttcctctgccctttcgaaatccagcttgcacttctgggagttctcggtccacatactgcctaagcctgccttgtagaattttaagcataaccttgctagcgtgtgaaatgagcacaattgtgcggtagtttcagcattctttggcactgcccttctttggaattgggatgtagactgatcttctccaatcctctggccattgctgagttttccaaacttgctggcatattgggtgtagcaccttaacagcatcatcttttaaaattttaaacagttcagctggaatatcatcacttccactggccttgttattagcaatgctttctaaggcccatttgacttcactctccaagatgtctggctcaaggtcagcaaccacactacctgaggtgtacgagacctccatatctttctggtataattcctctgtgtattcttgccacctcttcttgatgtcttctgcttctgttaggtccttaccacttttgtccttgattatggtaatctttgtatgaaatgttcctttcatatctccaattttcttgaacagatctctggttttccccattctattgttttcctctatttctttgcattgctcatttaagaagaccctcttgtctctccttgctgttttttggaaatctgcattcagtttcctgtatctttccctatctcccttgcattttgcttgcctcctctcctccgctatttgtaaggcctcgttggacagccattttgctttcttgcatttccttttccttgggatggttttcattgctgcctcctgtataatgttacgagcctccatccatagttcttcaggcactctgtccaccaaatctaaatccttaaacctgttcctcacttccactgtgtattcataagggatttgattcagattgtatcttactggcccagtggtttttcctactttcttcagtttaagctggaattttgctataagaagctgatgatctgagttacagtcagctccaggtcttgtttttgctgactgtatggagcttctccatctttggctgcagagaatataatcaatctgatttcgatgctgtccatttggtgatatccatgtgtagagtcgtctcttgtgttgttggaatagagtgtttgtgatgaccagcttgttctcttgacagaactctattagcctttgccctgcttcattttgaactccaaggccaaacttgccagttgttccttttatctcttgattccctactttagcattccagtcccctgtaatgagaagaacatccttctttggtgtcatttctagaaggtgttgtaggtcttcatagaattggtcaatttcactttcttcagcaccggtagttggtgcataaacttggattactgtgatgttaaaaggtctgccttggattcgtatcgagatcattctgtcatttttgagattgcatcccattacagcttttgccactcttttgttgactatgagggccactccatttctgctacaggattcttgcccacagtagtagatatgatagtcatccgaactgaattcgcccattcccttccattttagttcactgatgcccaggatgtcaatatttattcttgtcatctcatttttgaccacatccagcttacctccactcatggttcttacattccaggttcctatgcaatatttttctttacagcatcggactttcctttcgcttccaggcatatccgcaactgagcgtcctttcggctttggcccagccgcttcatcagctctgaatctacttgtacttgtcctccgctcttcctcagtagcatgttggacgccttccgacctgaggggctcatcttccagcgtcataacttttatatgcctgttgtctttgtccatggagttttcttggcagggatactggagtggcttgccagttccttctccaggtggatcacgtttagtcaaaactctccactatgacctgtccatcttg
The window above is part of the Zootoca vivipara chromosome 13, rZooViv1.1, whole genome shotgun sequence genome. Proteins encoded here:
- the LOC118095810 gene encoding trans-1,2-dihydrobenzene-1,2-diol dehydrogenase isoform X2, yielding MVVTRWGICSAGKIAHDFLVALKTLPPEDHKVVAIASRDLSRAQQYAKIHSIPKAYGSYAELAEDADVDVVHIGVVNPYHLPTSLLFIQAGKNVLCEKPLGMNTAEVKALVQAARQKNVFFMEGLWTRFFPASEKIRFLLSQGSIGDVMVLHAEFGSPQLSIPRCVEKELGGGGLLDIGCYCILFACMVFNGEKPESILASGFLHNTGVDKTVSVILNYSGNRQAVLTCTMTARMSNRASIYGTKGMIKIPSHFWCPTEFVVNGKREEYPLPPQSQKMHFQNSTGLRYEAEHVRQCLLKGSKESPILTHADSELVNSILEEARRQVGVFYPQDKV
- the LOC118095810 gene encoding trans-1,2-dihydrobenzene-1,2-diol dehydrogenase isoform X1; protein product: MVVTRWGICSAGKIAHDFLVALKTLPPEDHKVVAIASRDLSRAQQYAKIHSIPKAYGSYAELAEDADVDVVHIGVVNPYHLPTSLLFIQAGKNVLCEKPLGMNTAEVKALVQAARQKNVFFMEGLWTRFFPASEKIRFLLSQGSIGDVMVLHAEFGSPQLSIPRCVEKELGGGGLLDIGCYCILFACMVFNGEKPESILASGFLHNTGVDKTVSVILNYSGNRQAVLTCTMTARMSNRASIYGTKGMIKIPSHFWCPTEFVVNGKREEYPLPPQSQKMHFQNSTGLRYEAEHVRQCLLKAFSPPFPLLLGSKESPILTHADSELVNSILEEARRQVGVFYPQDKV